One Lusitaniella coriacea LEGE 07157 genomic window carries:
- a CDS encoding trifunctional serine/threonine-protein kinase/ATP-binding protein/sensor histidine kinase: MSDRSVDIANYSLTRKIHQSSRSIIYQGCCNSRQQSAIIKVSRSEYPSIEELEQFRNQYAIAKNLHLSGIVKPYSLENYRNGYALIMEDFGGISLVKYNLSHLGEFLSVAIQLATILDGLYSAHIVHKDIKPSNILINPETKQVKLIDFSCASLLSEETHTTANLSDIQGTLAYISPEQTGRTNREIDYRSDFYSLGVTFYELLVGTLPFQSDDPMELVHCHIAQMPPVLRRGDGGTGGRGEIPQMLSDIVFKLMAKNAEDRYQSALGLKYDLEKCLYQWQENGTIEPFELGERDICARFAIPEKLYGRETEVATLLATFERVAGKRPELEQKQLRDPAGIRSAARATFCPLPTISEMILVVGEAGIGKTATVNAIKEPVIDRQGYFIQGKFEQSHRNIPFFAFVQALRDLMNQLLCESDAQLEQWKTKILAAVGENGQVIIDVIPELKRIIGQQPPVPKLSSHAATHRFNLLFQKFIQIFATQAHPLALFLDDLHWIDLSSLKLIYVLMSSVESRYLLLIGAYRESEIQPTSSLLLTLDALHKTGTPLNRIPLAPLAQEDINHLIADTLNCSEKQSVPLTQPIYQKTQGNPFFVTQFLKSLYEDGLITFNPVCSIHQGEIEGGWQCDINKIRKLALTNDVVSFIALQLQKLPASTQNVLKLAACMGNQFDLELLALVAKQSPEETASNLWKALQDGLIIEIDKVYKFSQIVEPRAIGIAEETVAYQFAHSRIRQAAYSLIPDAEQQAVHLTIGKFLWQRIPETQREEKIFEVVSLLNRGRGAILSGYAEGQQKERDELARLNGMAAQKAKAANAYATALDYLKIGIELLGEKGWETQYDLALMLHESAAEISYLTGNLQQMEKWVADVVEQAKTVLDAIDVYEVKIQAWMAQGKPIKAVRLGLQVLQKLGLELSEVPTALEIEEGLQEIITLLQGKDIPDLLDLPRMEDEQTLALMKILSSLGTAAFLCAPQLFVLNVFAEVKLSIQWGNSPFSTLAYASYGTVLHGLVGDVEGGYQFGNLALSLAERLKTNTLKTKAFFATALTTKYLKEPLRQTLLVFQEAYASGLENGELEYASLAATARCSYSFFAGQELGAIEEDIVSLEAILREFGQSTALHQHQLLHQVVCNYLEPSEKPWILGGEIYDEKRALPLLRATHNQTTIHILFLHKSILGYLLGEYDRALDYAKEAERYLPGVLGMFHAPLFYFYDSLTRLGMYATAPEAVQEEILAKVERNQEKMKGWARSAPMNFQHKYDLVEAQKYRLLGQTFTAIEFYDRAIAGAKANKYVQEEALANELAIQLYLDWGKERIAQLHAIEAYYCYVRWGAIVKVKDLERRYSTLLAPIFESEPRRGNLPLTPLQSSNTDAQSALDWTAAMKASQVLSSEMKLDKLLFTLMQVVMENAGAERGALILPEGGEWSVAVSCPEVRACSFASTPLQVSRDVPINIINRVKRTAETFVIDDVMAQSSLAIDPYLARQRPKSLLCSPILAQGKLLGILYLENKLTVGAFTRDRVEILNLLCAQGAVSLENARLYQRSQNYAQQLESTVRELQQTQDQLQQSFKHLQQAQLQMVQSEKMSALGNLVAGVAHEINNPVGFIAGNLQPAQHYVQDLLGLLDLYQEKYPDPHKEITEEIDAIDLEFVREDLPKLIVSMKEGTNRIGNISKSLRTFSRTDSDSKVLFDLHSGLDSTLLILKHRLKGNNTYPAIEMIKEYGELPAIKCYPGQLNQVFMNLIANAIEAIEESAIAPNKTQNEAIQPKIWLKTEVVQDAAIVRIRDNGAGIPDAVKQRIFDHLFTTKGVDKGTGLGLAIARQIIEEKHGGTISCTSELGNGTEFAIELPLT; this comes from the coding sequence ATGTCAGATCGCTCTGTTGACATTGCTAACTATTCCTTAACTCGCAAAATTCATCAAAGTTCTCGAAGCATAATCTATCAAGGTTGTTGCAATTCCCGCCAACAGTCCGCCATTATCAAAGTGTCCCGCAGCGAGTATCCCTCCATTGAAGAATTGGAGCAGTTTCGCAATCAGTACGCGATCGCGAAAAATCTTCACCTATCAGGAATTGTTAAACCCTACAGTCTAGAGAACTATCGTAATGGTTACGCCCTGATCATGGAAGATTTTGGCGGAATTTCCCTCGTCAAATACAACCTATCCCATTTAGGAGAATTTCTCAGCGTTGCAATTCAACTGGCAACCATTCTCGACGGACTCTATAGCGCTCACATCGTCCACAAAGATATTAAGCCCTCCAACATCCTTATCAACCCAGAAACCAAACAAGTCAAACTCATCGATTTTAGTTGCGCCTCGCTACTCTCTGAAGAAACCCACACAACCGCTAACCTGAGCGATATTCAAGGGACCCTGGCATATATCTCCCCCGAACAAACCGGGCGCACCAACCGAGAAATCGACTACCGCAGCGACTTTTACTCCCTTGGTGTAACCTTCTACGAACTCCTTGTGGGAACGCTACCTTTTCAGTCGGACGACCCGATGGAGTTAGTACATTGTCATATTGCTCAAATGCCTCCGGTGTTAAGACGGGGGGACGGAGGGACGGGGGGACGGGGAGAGATTCCCCAGATGTTATCAGACATCGTTTTCAAATTGATGGCGAAAAATGCAGAAGATCGCTATCAGAGCGCATTGGGCTTAAAGTACGACCTAGAAAAATGCCTGTATCAATGGCAAGAAAATGGGACAATCGAACCCTTTGAATTAGGCGAGAGAGATATTTGCGCTCGTTTCGCCATCCCCGAAAAACTGTACGGACGGGAAACAGAAGTTGCCACATTGCTTGCTACCTTTGAGCGAGTGGCAGGAAAAAGACCAGAATTAGAGCAGAAACAATTACGCGATCCCGCAGGGATCCGCTCCGCGGCACGCGCGACTTTTTGTCCGCTACCCACCATTAGCGAAATGATACTGGTTGTGGGAGAGGCGGGGATTGGCAAAACAGCAACGGTTAACGCAATCAAAGAACCTGTTATCGATAGGCAAGGATACTTCATTCAGGGAAAATTCGAGCAATCCCACCGCAATATCCCCTTTTTCGCCTTTGTCCAAGCCCTGCGCGACTTAATGAATCAATTGCTGTGCGAAAGCGATGCTCAATTGGAGCAATGGAAAACGAAAATTCTCGCTGCTGTGGGTGAAAACGGTCAGGTCATTATCGATGTCATCCCCGAACTCAAACGGATTATCGGTCAGCAACCACCCGTCCCCAAACTATCCAGTCACGCCGCAACCCATCGCTTCAACTTGCTCTTTCAAAAATTCATCCAAATTTTTGCAACCCAAGCCCATCCCCTCGCACTGTTCCTCGACGATTTGCACTGGATCGATCTATCCTCTCTCAAGTTGATTTACGTGTTAATGAGTTCGGTGGAGAGTCGATATCTCTTGTTGATTGGAGCCTATCGAGAGAGTGAAATTCAACCTACTTCTTCCCTTCTGTTAACCCTAGACGCACTCCATAAAACGGGAACCCCTCTCAATAGGATACCTCTCGCTCCCCTGGCTCAAGAAGACATCAACCATTTAATTGCCGATACGCTGAACTGTTCGGAAAAACAGTCCGTTCCCCTAACTCAACCGATTTATCAAAAAACTCAGGGCAACCCCTTCTTTGTCACTCAATTTCTCAAATCTCTTTACGAAGATGGATTAATTACATTTAATCCTGTCTGCTCGATACATCAAGGGGAGATAGAAGGGGGATGGCAGTGCGATATTAATAAAATTCGGAAGTTGGCGTTAACGAACGATGTTGTTTCTTTTATTGCACTTCAGTTGCAGAAGTTACCAGCATCCACCCAAAATGTTTTGAAGTTAGCGGCTTGTATGGGCAACCAATTCGATTTAGAACTCCTTGCTCTCGTTGCCAAACAATCCCCTGAAGAAACGGCATCAAATTTGTGGAAGGCATTACAAGACGGTTTGATTATCGAAATCGATAAGGTTTACAAGTTTTCTCAAATCGTTGAGCCAAGAGCCATTGGAATCGCGGAAGAAACCGTTGCTTATCAGTTTGCCCATAGCCGCATTCGACAAGCCGCTTACTCGCTGATTCCTGATGCCGAGCAACAAGCGGTACACCTGACGATTGGGAAATTTTTGTGGCAAAGGATTCCCGAAACGCAACGGGAGGAGAAAATTTTTGAGGTTGTCAGCCTGTTGAATCGAGGTCGGGGTGCAATTCTTTCAGGATATGCAGAAGGGCAACAAAAGGAACGGGATGAATTAGCGCGATTAAATGGAATGGCGGCTCAAAAAGCTAAGGCTGCCAATGCCTATGCAACAGCGTTGGATTATCTAAAAATTGGGATTGAGCTTTTGGGAGAAAAGGGTTGGGAAACCCAGTACGATTTGGCGTTAATGCTTCATGAATCGGCCGCAGAAATTTCCTATCTGACGGGAAATTTGCAACAGATGGAAAAATGGGTTGCTGATGTTGTAGAACAGGCAAAAACAGTTCTGGACGCGATCGATGTTTATGAGGTCAAAATTCAAGCTTGGATGGCGCAGGGGAAGCCGATTAAAGCGGTACGGTTAGGATTGCAAGTGCTGCAAAAGTTGGGTTTGGAGTTGTCTGAGGTGCCAACCGCTTTGGAAATTGAGGAAGGGTTGCAGGAAATTATAACGCTACTTCAAGGGAAGGATATCCCCGATTTGTTGGATTTACCTCGGATGGAGGACGAGCAAACCCTGGCATTAATGAAAATTCTATCGAGTTTGGGAACCGCTGCATTTCTGTGCGCGCCGCAACTGTTTGTGCTAAACGTATTTGCTGAGGTGAAGCTCTCGATTCAATGGGGAAATTCGCCGTTCTCAACGCTAGCTTATGCCAGCTATGGTACGGTTTTACACGGTTTGGTGGGAGATGTTGAGGGGGGATATCAATTTGGGAATTTGGCGTTAAGTTTGGCGGAACGCCTCAAGACGAATACGCTCAAAACGAAGGCGTTTTTTGCGACTGCCCTTACGACAAAGTATTTAAAAGAACCGCTACGTCAGACATTGCTTGTGTTTCAGGAGGCTTATGCGAGCGGACTGGAGAATGGGGAGCTAGAGTATGCGAGTTTAGCGGCGACAGCTCGATGCAGTTATTCTTTTTTCGCGGGTCAGGAATTGGGGGCGATAGAAGAAGATATTGTGAGTTTGGAAGCGATTTTGAGGGAGTTTGGGCAATCGACAGCACTCCATCAGCATCAATTGTTGCATCAGGTTGTTTGCAATTATTTGGAACCATCAGAGAAACCTTGGATTTTGGGGGGCGAGATTTATGATGAGAAACGGGCGCTTCCATTGCTTCGGGCGACGCATAACCAAACGACGATCCACATTTTGTTTCTGCATAAGTCGATCCTGGGATATTTGTTGGGGGAATACGATCGCGCGCTGGATTATGCAAAAGAAGCCGAGCGCTATTTACCAGGAGTTCTGGGGATGTTTCACGCCCCGCTTTTCTATTTTTACGATTCTCTGACGCGCCTTGGGATGTATGCAACGGCACCGGAGGCAGTGCAGGAAGAAATTTTAGCAAAAGTTGAACGCAATCAGGAAAAGATGAAGGGTTGGGCGCGTTCTGCACCGATGAATTTCCAACACAAGTACGATTTGGTTGAGGCACAGAAGTATCGTCTTTTGGGTCAAACCTTTACAGCTATTGAATTTTACGATCGCGCGATCGCGGGCGCAAAGGCAAACAAATACGTTCAAGAAGAAGCCCTGGCGAACGAACTGGCAATTCAGTTGTATCTCGATTGGGGCAAAGAGCGAATTGCCCAACTTCACGCTATCGAAGCTTACTACTGTTATGTTCGTTGGGGCGCGATCGTTAAGGTTAAAGACCTAGAACGGCGCTATAGCACTCTGCTCGCCCCGATTTTTGAGTCGGAACCCAGACGGGGCAATTTGCCTTTAACTCCTTTACAATCGAGCAATACAGACGCACAATCAGCCTTGGATTGGACGGCGGCGATGAAAGCTTCCCAAGTCCTCTCAAGCGAAATGAAACTCGATAAGCTGCTCTTTACGCTAATGCAAGTGGTGATGGAAAATGCAGGAGCCGAGCGAGGAGCGCTAATTTTACCGGAGGGGGGAGAGTGGAGTGTGGCGGTGTCTTGTCCGGAAGTTCGCGCCTGTTCTTTCGCCTCAACGCCCCTACAGGTTAGTCGCGACGTTCCCATTAACATTATCAATCGAGTCAAGCGCACCGCAGAGACTTTTGTGATTGACGATGTGATGGCGCAATCTTCCCTCGCGATCGATCCCTATTTGGCACGCCAACGCCCCAAGAGTTTGCTGTGTAGTCCCATTCTCGCTCAGGGAAAGCTTTTAGGGATTTTGTACCTAGAAAATAAATTAACCGTAGGAGCCTTCACGCGCGATCGCGTGGAAATTCTCAACCTTCTGTGCGCTCAAGGAGCCGTTTCCTTAGAAAATGCTCGCCTCTATCAACGCTCCCAAAATTATGCCCAGCAGCTCGAATCTACCGTTCGGGAACTTCAGCAAACCCAAGACCAACTGCAACAGTCTTTCAAGCATCTCCAGCAGGCGCAACTGCAAATGGTACAGAGCGAAAAAATGTCGGCATTGGGCAATTTGGTTGCCGGAGTGGCACACGAGATTAATAACCCCGTGGGATTCATTGCCGGAAATTTGCAACCCGCTCAACATTACGTCCAGGATTTATTGGGTTTGCTCGATCTCTACCAAGAAAAGTACCCCGATCCCCACAAAGAGATTACAGAAGAAATTGACGCGATCGACCTCGAATTTGTCCGCGAGGATTTACCCAAACTGATTGTATCGATGAAAGAAGGTACCAATCGCATCGGGAATATTAGTAAGAGTTTGCGTACCTTTTCGCGAACCGATAGCGATTCTAAAGTGTTGTTCGATCTCCATTCGGGTTTAGACAGTACGCTGTTGATCCTCAAACACCGTCTCAAAGGGAACAACACCTATCCCGCCATTGAAATGATTAAAGAGTACGGCGAATTGCCTGCGATTAAATGCTATCCCGGTCAGCTCAATCAAGTATTTATGAATCTAATTGCCAATGCGATTGAAGCGATTGAGGAGTCCGCGATCGCGCCCAATAAAACCCAAAATGAAGCAATTCAGCCGAAAATTTGGCTTAAAACCGAAGTCGTACAGGACGCGGCGATCGTCCGCATCCGCGATAATGGGGCGGGAATACCCGATGCAGTCAAACAGCGCATCTTCGATCATCTCTTCACCACCAAAGGTGTCGACAAAGGGACGGGATTGGGACTCGCGATCGCGCGACAAATTATTGAAGAAAAGCACGGCGGCACCATTAGCTGCACCTCCGAATTGGGTAACGGGACGGAATTTGCCATTGAACTTCCTTTGACCTGA
- the leuD gene encoding 3-isopropylmalate dehydratase small subunit has protein sequence MSQIQQVSGRGIPLRGNDIDTDRIIPARFLRCVTFDGLGEQAFADDRQQTQGNHPFDLPKYQGANILAVNGNFGCGSSREHAPQALSKWGIQAIIGESFAEIFFGNCVAIGIPCVTAESAALQQLQLVLEENPQKELSVDLNALQVRCGDLTLPVQMGTGARQMLMTGTWDSCGQLVEGVEEIRTTANQLPYMNWKRAAS, from the coding sequence GTGAGTCAAATTCAACAGGTTTCAGGACGGGGAATCCCCCTACGCGGTAACGATATCGATACCGATCGAATTATCCCAGCTCGTTTCTTACGCTGCGTTACCTTTGATGGCTTGGGGGAACAAGCCTTCGCAGACGACCGCCAACAAACCCAGGGAAATCATCCCTTCGATTTGCCGAAATATCAAGGGGCAAACATTCTCGCGGTCAACGGTAACTTTGGCTGCGGCTCCTCAAGGGAACACGCACCACAAGCCCTTTCCAAATGGGGAATCCAAGCCATTATTGGTGAAAGTTTTGCAGAAATTTTCTTTGGCAATTGCGTTGCCATTGGAATTCCTTGCGTTACCGCAGAGAGTGCTGCCCTTCAGCAGCTTCAATTGGTATTAGAAGAAAATCCTCAAAAAGAGCTATCGGTGGATTTAAATGCACTGCAAGTTCGTTGTGGGGATTTAACCCTTCCCGTTCAAATGGGAACCGGAGCGCGTCAAATGCTAATGACCGGGACTTGGGACAGTTGCGGACAACTGGTGGAAGGGGTTGAGGAAATTCGCACCACAGCAAACCAGCTTCCTTATATGAATTGGAAACGCGCGGCGAGTTGA
- the gloA gene encoding lactoylglutathione lyase yields MRMLHTMLRVGNLEESLKFYCDVLGMKLLRQKDYPGGEFTLAFVGYGDESDHTVIELTYNWGVDSYDIGSGYGHVALGVDDIYKTCEDIKARGGKVVREPGPMKHGSTVIAFVEDPTGYKIELIQLKTQGSDKKEEAAASAH; encoded by the coding sequence ATGCGAATGCTACACACCATGCTGCGCGTCGGCAACCTAGAAGAATCCCTAAAATTCTACTGCGACGTTCTGGGAATGAAATTACTGCGCCAAAAAGACTATCCCGGCGGCGAATTTACCCTCGCTTTTGTGGGATATGGAGACGAGTCCGACCACACCGTTATCGAACTGACCTATAACTGGGGAGTCGATAGCTACGACATCGGTTCCGGTTACGGTCACGTCGCATTAGGCGTTGATGATATTTACAAAACCTGTGAAGACATCAAAGCGCGCGGCGGTAAAGTCGTCCGCGAACCCGGTCCTATGAAACATGGCTCGACGGTCATTGCATTTGTAGAAGACCCCACCGGGTACAAAATCGAGCTAATTCAATTGAAAACTCAAGGCTCCGACAAAAAAGAAGAAGCTGCGGCTTCAGCCCATTAA
- a CDS encoding class I SAM-dependent methyltransferase: MPTYDTIGQSYSQVRRPDSRIVSALLDLLQLEPGSRIADIGAGTGNYSEALGNCGFCVFAVEPSPVMRLQATKHPNVQWLEGYAEKIPLPTSSVDAAIAILATHHFSNLEKAISEMNRITNNGTLLFLTFDPRQAEKLWIADYFPAQWEEAQSIFPPLCDVMALIQKNSQRIVKSYPFLLPHDLKDLFFAAGWRRPEIYLNSDVRAGISALALADPKIVQKGINQLKQDLENGAWDAKYGEIRQREKLDAGYRFLCASSTVFQRIT; this comes from the coding sequence GTGCCGACCTACGATACCATCGGTCAATCTTATTCCCAGGTTCGTCGTCCTGATTCTCGAATTGTCAGTGCGCTTCTCGATTTGTTGCAGTTGGAACCAGGAAGCCGAATTGCAGATATTGGAGCCGGAACGGGAAACTATAGTGAAGCACTTGGAAATTGTGGCTTTTGCGTTTTTGCTGTTGAACCTTCGCCAGTTATGCGGTTGCAAGCGACAAAACATCCCAATGTTCAATGGTTAGAGGGATATGCAGAGAAGATCCCATTACCGACTTCATCTGTAGATGCCGCGATCGCGATTTTAGCAACACATCATTTTTCTAACCTCGAAAAAGCGATTTCAGAAATGAATCGAATTACCAACAACGGTACACTCCTCTTTCTGACTTTCGATCCCCGACAAGCTGAAAAACTTTGGATTGCTGACTATTTTCCCGCGCAATGGGAAGAGGCACAATCGATCTTCCCTCCGTTATGCGATGTCATGGCACTCATTCAGAAAAATAGCCAGAGAATCGTGAAAAGTTATCCTTTTCTTTTACCGCACGATCTCAAAGACTTGTTTTTTGCAGCAGGATGGAGACGACCTGAAATTTATTTAAATTCTGACGTTCGTGCGGGTATTTCAGCTTTAGCTTTAGCCGATCCTAAAATTGTTCAAAAAGGTATAAATCAATTGAAACAGGACTTAGAAAACGGTGCGTGGGATGCAAAATATGGAGAGATACGACAGAGGGAAAAACTTGATGCGGGTTATCGTTTTTTATGCGCCAGTTCAACCGTTTTTCAACGAATTACATGA